A region from the Desulfoglaeba alkanexedens ALDC genome encodes:
- the thiL gene encoding thiamine-phosphate kinase: protein METRLDAMTTRLKDVGEFGLIERIRRLLPGAPDVDVIVGIGDDVAVLETGGGSYLLATCDCQVEGVHFLWDTTTPFELGRKAAAVNLSDIAAMGGAPRWALVSLMAPQEILVESIEELYRGLGGALAEAGAVVVGGNTAKSSEGLIVDITLLGRVAPEHLLTRSGARPGDVAAVTGTLGDARAGLELWLRPESGVPEEEARTVKRRYTSPQARLLEGQCLGRCGAVHAMLDVSDGLLSDLRHMCEASGVGVELEVERVPVSPALPAVAAALKADALAWALTGGEDYELLFAVSEKDFPRVADQLLQETGTTCRAIGRFVDRDQGLRLILEDGRRSSFDAYAGGWDHFKAT from the coding sequence TTGGAAACGAGGCTCGACGCCATGACCACCCGGCTGAAAGATGTGGGGGAATTCGGCCTGATTGAGCGGATCCGGCGGCTGCTGCCGGGCGCGCCGGACGTGGACGTGATCGTGGGTATCGGCGACGACGTCGCCGTCCTGGAAACAGGAGGAGGGTCCTACCTGCTGGCCACGTGCGACTGCCAGGTGGAAGGGGTCCATTTTCTCTGGGACACGACGACCCCTTTCGAACTCGGCCGCAAGGCGGCGGCGGTGAACCTGAGCGACATTGCTGCGATGGGTGGGGCGCCCCGCTGGGCGCTGGTCTCTCTCATGGCCCCTCAAGAGATCCTCGTAGAATCCATCGAAGAACTCTACCGGGGTCTTGGCGGCGCCTTGGCGGAAGCGGGAGCCGTCGTGGTGGGGGGCAACACGGCGAAAAGCAGCGAAGGGTTGATCGTGGATATCACCCTCCTAGGACGGGTCGCCCCCGAACATCTGCTCACCCGTAGCGGCGCCAGGCCCGGAGATGTGGCGGCGGTGACAGGCACACTGGGAGACGCCCGCGCCGGGCTGGAGCTGTGGCTACGACCTGAAAGCGGGGTTCCGGAAGAAGAGGCGCGGACGGTGAAGCGGCGTTACACGTCGCCCCAGGCTCGGCTTCTCGAAGGACAATGCCTGGGCCGCTGCGGCGCGGTGCACGCCATGCTGGATGTGAGCGACGGGCTCCTGAGCGACCTCCGCCACATGTGCGAAGCGAGCGGCGTCGGCGTGGAGCTCGAGGTGGAGCGCGTCCCCGTATCGCCGGCTCTTCCCGCAGTGGCTGCGGCTTTGAAAGCGGATGCCCTTGCCTGGGCGCTTACCGGCGGTGAGGACTACGAACTGCTTTTCGCGGTTTCCGAAAAGGATTTCCCCCGAGTGGCCGATCAGCTGCTTCAGGAAACCGGAACGACGTGCCGAGCCATCGGCCGGTTTGTGGACCGGGACCAAGGACTGCGGTTGATCCTCGAAGACGGCAGGCGAAGTTCCTTCGACGCATACGCCGGCGGCTGGGACCATTTCAAGGCGACCTAA
- the thiD gene encoding bifunctional hydroxymethylpyrimidine kinase/phosphomethylpyrimidine kinase yields the protein MPFIPRALTVAGSDSGGGAGIQADLKTFSALGVYGMSALTALTAQNTLGVQAVFEVAPEFVSAQIRSVVSDIGVDAVKTGMLATAETIRRVAADVRDLGLEKLVVDPVMVAKSGDRLLRRDAVDALTRELFPLAMVVTPNLHEASVLTGLHIEDRLGMEAAARRIKAFGPRFVIVKGGHLEGDPLDLCFDGETFTAFRSERVPTHHTHGTGCTFASAIAAGLARGLNVPEAVAQAKDYVTGAIREGLAIGGGHGPVHHFHHLYRLAGWRWA from the coding sequence GTGCCATTCATTCCTCGAGCATTGACCGTCGCCGGTTCCGATTCCGGGGGGGGAGCCGGCATCCAGGCGGATCTCAAGACTTTTTCGGCCCTGGGCGTTTACGGGATGAGCGCTCTGACGGCCCTCACCGCGCAGAACACGCTGGGTGTGCAGGCGGTGTTCGAAGTCGCCCCTGAATTCGTGTCCGCCCAGATCCGGTCGGTTGTTTCGGATATCGGCGTGGACGCGGTGAAGACGGGAATGCTGGCCACCGCTGAAACCATCCGCCGGGTAGCCGCCGATGTGCGCGATCTGGGCCTGGAAAAGCTGGTGGTGGACCCGGTGATGGTGGCCAAGAGCGGCGACCGCCTGCTCCGGCGGGACGCCGTAGACGCCCTCACCCGGGAACTCTTCCCGCTGGCCATGGTGGTGACGCCCAACCTCCATGAAGCCTCGGTGCTGACAGGATTGCACATTGAAGACCGGCTGGGGATGGAAGCGGCCGCCCGCCGCATCAAGGCCTTTGGTCCGAGGTTTGTCATCGTCAAGGGCGGGCACTTGGAAGGCGATCCGCTGGATCTCTGTTTCGATGGGGAAACCTTTACCGCATTCCGGAGCGAGAGAGTGCCGACCCACCACACCCACGGAACCGGCTGCACGTTCGCCTCGGCCATCGCCGCCGGGCTGGCCCGGGGGCTGAATGTGCCGGAGGCGGTGGCCCAGGCCAAGGATTACGTTACTGGGGCCATCCGTGAAGGGCTTGCGATCGGCGGCGGACACGGGCCGGTCCACCATTTCCACCACCTTTACCGACTGGCTGGCTGGCGCTGGGCGTAA
- a CDS encoding PAC2 family protein produces the protein MAFHVVQSRFQAEKAVLGFTGWPDAAGMVQQVFRELEALLPHQRITTWDMDGFWHTAGQRPHVTIRHGQVKQIQWPSYVFYGSGDAQPSRVLLGLGPEPCCLWRRFSNEMIERLESWGCREVVLLGSLYDQVFHDEVRVSAVVQDATGYNLAEDWGCLHNNYQGPSAVHSALHLAAAGGACTVLSLWSHLPFYLRDAPEPTLVRILEILGKFLGREWNLQHLKDRWESRLQDIEALLEQDPNLQQKLEAIRIEKASADPALDSPKVIRLDDFLKKKSNTDPEGGDA, from the coding sequence ATGGCTTTTCATGTCGTCCAATCCCGGTTCCAGGCGGAAAAGGCGGTCTTGGGCTTTACCGGCTGGCCCGATGCGGCCGGGATGGTGCAGCAGGTCTTCCGGGAGCTGGAGGCGTTGCTGCCTCATCAGAGAATAACCACCTGGGACATGGACGGTTTCTGGCACACCGCCGGCCAGAGGCCTCACGTGACGATCCGACACGGCCAGGTGAAGCAGATCCAATGGCCGTCGTACGTCTTCTACGGTTCCGGGGACGCCCAGCCGTCGAGGGTGCTTCTCGGCTTGGGCCCTGAACCCTGCTGCCTCTGGCGTCGTTTTTCCAACGAGATGATAGAGCGTCTGGAAAGCTGGGGATGCCGCGAAGTGGTGCTCCTCGGCAGCCTATACGACCAGGTCTTTCACGACGAAGTGAGGGTTTCCGCGGTGGTGCAGGATGCCACGGGCTACAATCTGGCGGAAGACTGGGGCTGCCTGCACAACAACTACCAGGGACCCTCGGCCGTCCATTCGGCCCTGCACCTGGCGGCCGCCGGTGGAGCCTGCACCGTCTTGAGCCTCTGGTCCCACCTGCCGTTCTACCTCCGGGACGCCCCGGAACCCACGCTGGTTCGTATCCTGGAAATCCTGGGGAAATTTCTGGGCCGGGAGTGGAACCTGCAGCATCTGAAGGACCGTTGGGAAAGCCGCCTGCAGGACATCGAAGCGCTTCTGGAACAAGACCCCAATCTGCAGCAGAAGCTTGAAGCCATCAGGATCGAAAAGGCATCGGCCGATCCGGCGCTTGATTCCCCCAAGGTCATCCGGCTCGACGACTTTTTGAAAAAGAAATCCAACACCGATCCGGAAGGCGGCGATGCTTGA
- a CDS encoding aminotransferase class IV — protein MTETDLSLLSFDQVVDRLVTLKRPHQARYLAMYSSWYGGVIVDPVLMMVPMDDHLVHRGDGVFEAFKCLNGNIYGLDRHLDRLEFSARLAQLDLPFGRDALAEIIRFTIRASNARDNLIRLYVSRGPGGFTSNPYECVGSQLYVVITALTLPPVEKYERGVTLKTSRIPIKKAYFSSVKSCNYLPNVLMTKEARDAGVDFAVSVDENGFLGEGATENIGIITPEREFLVPRFDRILRGITVSRMMELAQNLVGDGTIARVGEADITPETAYGASEVMMFGTSFDVLPVVDFDGRRIGRGIPGPVFAKFRDVFRKDVESGPGMLTPVWDGR, from the coding sequence GTGACGGAAACCGATCTTTCGCTGCTCAGTTTCGACCAGGTGGTGGACCGGCTGGTCACGTTGAAGCGGCCGCACCAGGCGCGCTACCTTGCCATGTATTCCAGCTGGTACGGAGGCGTGATCGTCGATCCCGTCCTCATGATGGTGCCCATGGACGACCACCTGGTTCACCGGGGCGACGGCGTTTTCGAAGCGTTCAAATGCTTGAACGGAAACATCTACGGGCTGGACCGACACCTGGATCGGCTCGAATTTTCGGCGCGCCTGGCCCAGCTGGACCTTCCATTCGGCCGCGACGCACTGGCGGAGATCATCCGGTTCACGATCCGGGCGTCCAACGCTCGGGACAACTTGATTCGACTTTATGTTTCCAGGGGTCCGGGCGGCTTCACCAGCAATCCCTACGAATGTGTCGGGAGCCAGCTCTACGTGGTCATCACGGCGCTGACGTTGCCTCCGGTAGAAAAGTACGAGCGGGGCGTCACCCTGAAAACCAGCCGCATTCCCATCAAGAAGGCGTATTTTTCGAGTGTCAAGAGCTGCAATTACCTGCCGAACGTGCTCATGACCAAGGAAGCCCGAGACGCGGGGGTGGACTTCGCGGTTTCCGTCGACGAAAACGGTTTCCTGGGAGAAGGCGCTACGGAAAACATCGGTATCATCACCCCGGAGCGCGAATTCCTGGTGCCGCGATTCGACAGGATTCTCCGGGGAATCACCGTCTCCCGCATGATGGAACTGGCCCAGAACCTGGTGGGCGACGGGACCATCGCCCGGGTGGGCGAAGCGGACATCACGCCCGAGACGGCTTACGGCGCTTCCGAAGTCATGATGTTCGGAACCAGCTTCGATGTGCTCCCCGTGGTGGATTTCGACGGGCGACGGATCGGCCGCGGCATTCCAGGGCCCGTGTTCGCGAAGTTCCGGGACGTCTTCCGGAAAGACGTGGAAAGCGGCCCGGGCATGCTGACGCCGGTCTGGGATGGACGATGA
- a CDS encoding D-sedoheptulose-7-phosphate isomerase: MDSGDRDSLVARVEAAFRESISVKEKVMETAGETIVRMAELTAEVFRGRKRLFIFGNGGSAADSQHLAAEFVNRFRLERAPLPALALTVDSSVLTSIANDYHFDEVFEKQLKAFGHAGDAALGLSTSGRSPNVVRALKWARENGLHTLGLAGEAVTEMDAYCDLVVHVPSPETARVQEVHLTVEHIFCQLVEAILFS, encoded by the coding sequence TTGGACAGTGGCGATCGGGATTCGCTGGTGGCCCGGGTGGAAGCGGCCTTCCGGGAAAGCATCTCCGTGAAGGAAAAAGTGATGGAGACGGCCGGGGAAACCATTGTTCGCATGGCGGAGCTTACGGCCGAGGTCTTTCGAGGGCGAAAGCGGCTTTTTATCTTCGGAAACGGGGGTAGCGCCGCGGACTCCCAACACTTGGCGGCGGAATTCGTCAACCGTTTCCGTCTGGAACGGGCTCCGCTTCCGGCGCTGGCTCTCACGGTGGACAGTTCGGTCCTCACCAGTATCGCCAACGACTATCACTTCGACGAGGTGTTTGAAAAGCAGCTGAAGGCCTTCGGACATGCCGGTGACGCCGCCTTGGGGCTCAGCACCAGCGGCCGGTCGCCCAACGTGGTCCGGGCGCTCAAGTGGGCCAGGGAAAACGGGCTGCATACCCTGGGCCTGGCCGGGGAGGCGGTGACCGAAATGGACGCCTACTGCGATCTCGTCGTTCACGTGCCGTCTCCGGAGACGGCACGGGTACAGGAAGTCCACCTGACCGTGGAACACATCTTCTGCCAGCTGGTGGAGGCCATCCTTTTCTCATGA
- a CDS encoding cyclophilin-like fold protein: MGIPIRIQAGSIALDAELHETPTAMAIERVLPIEAEAATWGEEIYFSIPVAQQLDETAKEVVQVGDLGYWPRGKAFCIFFGPTPMSRGDEIRPASAVNIVGRVLGDATRLRSVQDGELVRIDRKP; encoded by the coding sequence ATGGGAATTCCGATCCGGATTCAGGCAGGATCGATCGCCCTGGACGCGGAACTGCATGAGACGCCGACGGCCATGGCCATCGAACGGGTGCTCCCCATCGAAGCCGAGGCGGCGACCTGGGGCGAAGAGATCTATTTTTCGATTCCTGTGGCACAGCAATTGGACGAAACGGCCAAAGAAGTGGTCCAGGTGGGAGACCTGGGTTATTGGCCCAGAGGAAAGGCGTTCTGCATTTTCTTTGGTCCGACCCCCATGAGTCGCGGAGACGAAATCCGGCCGGCCAGCGCCGTGAACATCGTGGGACGGGTGCTCGGTGACGCCACGCGGCTGCGGTCGGTCCAGGACGGTGAGCTTGTCCGGATCGACCGGAAGCCTTAA
- a CDS encoding FmdB family zinc ribbon protein translates to MPIYEYTCRKCGATFECLVFGSRETVSCAECGSPEVSRIMSVCGFKSGGEKGAASSRMGSGASSCAGCTAGSCSSCH, encoded by the coding sequence ATGCCCATTTATGAGTACACGTGCCGCAAGTGCGGCGCCACGTTTGAATGCCTGGTGTTCGGCAGCCGGGAGACGGTTTCCTGTGCGGAATGCGGCTCTCCGGAGGTTTCCCGGATAATGTCGGTTTGCGGTTTCAAGAGTGGAGGCGAAAAGGGCGCGGCGAGCAGCCGGATGGGTTCCGGGGCGTCGTCCTGTGCCGGGTGTACCGCCGGAAGCTGCAGTTCCTGTCACTGA